The following coding sequences lie in one Rutidosis leptorrhynchoides isolate AG116_Rl617_1_P2 chromosome 4, CSIRO_AGI_Rlap_v1, whole genome shotgun sequence genomic window:
- the LOC139842792 gene encoding secreted RxLR effector protein 161-like produces MSSTDRTRPDYSILDQLSSLDVYRRLVGRLLYLSMTHPDISYAVQRLSQFISNSKDKHMQAAVHLLRYLKGSISKGLFYPVQPNLKIEGFSDADWASCLMTRRSLTGYCIFLGHSFVSCKTKKQVTISRSSTEAEYRSMASATCELIWLTYMLKDLGIHVQVQITLFCDNKAAQQIAANPCFHERTKHLDID; encoded by the coding sequence ATGTCAAGCAcggaccgaacccgacccgattattctatACTTGATCAGTTATCTTCTCTAGATGTTTATAGAAGATTAGTAGGAAGACTTTTGTATCTGTCAATGACACATCCAGATATATCATATGCAGTCCAACGTCTAAGTCAGTTCATTTCAAATTCTAAAGATAAACATATGCAGGCTGCAGTACACTTGTTAAGATACTTAAAGGGTTCCATTTCCAAGGGGTTGTTCTACCCTGTTCAACCTAATCTAAAAATTGAAGGTTTTTCAGATGCTGATTGGGCTTCTTGTTTAATGACTAGAAGATCTCTCACAGGCTATTGTATCTTTTTAGGTCACTCATTTGTTTCTTGTAAAACAAAGAAACAAGTGACGATTTCCAGATCTTCTACAGAAGCAGAGTATAGGAGCATGGCTTCTGCCACATGTGAATTGATTTGGTTGACATACATGCTCAAGGATCTGGGAATTCATGTTCAAGTTCAAATTACTTTGTTTTGTGATAACAAGGCTGCTCAACAGATTGCAGCTAATCCATGCTTCCATGAACGTACAAAACACTTGGATATTGACTGA